The following nucleotide sequence is from Acyrthosiphon pisum isolate AL4f chromosome A2, pea_aphid_22Mar2018_4r6ur, whole genome shotgun sequence.
attatatatactgtaCTGTATAGAGCTATAGGTAATAAACTTAGAAgttcatattatacacattttacattttgtgtGAAATAAATACACATCGATGGTAATTTATTAGAAGTTagaataagtacataattattatttattataaattatttagtatagtacatagatatatatatatatatattttaaatcaataaacataataactcAATGCTTGTATACAATATCGCTGTGGAAAACATTCCACGATGAGTAAAACGGGCTTAAATCGATACGTCATCGCTCTCCGGTTTAAAAGGATCTATTGAAGGTTCTAAATTGACAAAAGCGCAACTAGTGTCCCACAACTGTGCGCTGACCTCTTCGTCTTTGGCCACGGGTTCTGGTTCCAGCACTTTGCAATcgctgaaaattaaaaaaaaaaaattcactcaGACGTAAGAaccgttttatatattaaaggGACCAATATTATAGGTTAAGTATGTACGTCGCATAAACAGAAATAGAGACAATATTTTGAGCCCTTGAAATAGGAGACATGTCTGCacaaatagtacaatatttatacgcagttggtatatataaaattgatcaAAAAAATTCGAACAGAaggtattgtaatattgttgcGTCAAATAGGCGCAACTATGGAATTTTTTCTGGGGGCCTGGAATTGTATTAGTAGCACAGACCCTGATAATTGatatactaaaatatgataaaaaactgGGGGGAGCTAAGGATAAAACTGGGGGGGCTTAGCAGTTAGAACCCCAAGTCATCAATCCTACCTGTAATATAAACCGCTTTCGCCGGCACATTTCTCGTCCAGAGCGCAGTGTAACGTGGTCTGTGCGCCCTGTTGGGGTGTCTTGACGGCGATTTTGGTGAAACTGTTGTACAGCCACGACGCGCCAGGGAAGATGGTCTGATCGACATACCGGCTGAGTTCGGTGTGAACGATGCCTGGATTGACCGCGTATACCGTCACTCCGGTACCTATAAAAAcgtttggtatattattttcccTTTACGAAACGCATTTTTGTAGTCCACGTTCCGTGGTTACTGGTTACCGAACTGGCGGAACTTACCATTTAAACGTTTGGCCAGTTCCACGGTGAACAAAATGTTGGCCAACTTGGAGCGGCCGTATGCCCCGCTGGGCGTGTAATCCTTGTCCAGGTTTATGTCGTCGAAATGCATTTTTTGATCACCCCCTATTGGATATATATCATCAGAATATTGCATTTTGCTATCAAATTTGGCATAATATGTTGTTGAGGGGATTGAAAACGGTCAGTTATTTCTACCAATCTTAATTTGTCAATCATACCGATCGCGATGGAAGTAATGATCAACGatcatacttttaaaaagtaattttaattttgtattattatgtcgaCTACATatctatcattttttaaatgttgttccTCAACTCCTGTACATTTTCtgggaatatttaaattttcataaattttaaatgttcattattcgaaatttaaattaaaaatattaaaaaatggccGGATTCATCTCAAAATCAAATCAGTTTTCAGGAGTCTTATCGCGTCATCGGGTACATCGGTAGGATTTATAAAAAGTACAtgcaaattatcataaaaaattgacgaatatattattataactaaaatttatcaaaacacCCGAGTgcagtgttattaaatataggtagtaataggtataagtatgGAATAGCTTAGcagttacctatttaatattgttattttaatagtttactaTTTTAGTAGCCTGCCATTAATCACTATTGatagtaataatcatattatgatattttctaaCCCAATAAGGCAATAAAGCGATTGTATGTaggaacaatataattttaaaactgggACAGGATTTGGATCGTGAaataatacttgtatatatattatctatataatatacctacgggTTACGGGTAACATGGGTAAGTATAAGACGTCGATACGGGAAAATCATGtcatcaaaattgattttaatacaatttacgtaCATTTGTGAGCCAACGAAGTCACGTTGATTATCCTGGCCGGAGCTGACTTCAGTATTCTGGGCAGCAGCAAGAGTGTAAACAGAAAATGACCCAAATGGTTGGTTGCCAAGTGAAGCTCGATTCCGTTCTCCGACAACGTTTTCGGACACATCATTATACCTACGAGCAAATCGTTAGTACTctcattgatttaatttttagataacaatatattatacaatattattattgtggatcGAATGTGAAATATCGAAAATTATAGCaacttatgaaatatattaaaatttttatataataatatatattatatttattatgatgttCACAACAAGACTCACCCGCATTGTTTACCAGAATATCGATTCTTTTCTCCGTGTGCAATATCTCTTTGGCGCATTTTCTCACGGATGCCAAAAACGACAATTCCAAATGCTTAAAAACTAACTCTCCGACATTATTATCTCCTTCAGTCTGATTTTTTATGCTTT
It contains:
- the LOC100162094 gene encoding retinol dehydrogenase 11 produces the protein MEYFLPNRCTSTVRLDGKTVVVTGCNTGIGKETATEFYKRGARVIMACRSASRTQDAIESIKNQTEGDNNVGELVFKHLELSFLASVRKCAKEILHTEKRIDILVNNAGIMMCPKTLSENGIELHLATNHLGHFLFTLLLLPRILKSAPARIINVTSLAHKWGDQKMHFDDINLDKDYTPSGAYGRSKLANILFTVELAKRLNGTGVTVYAVNPGIVHTELSRYVDQTIFPGASWLYNSFTKIAVKTPQQGAQTTLHCALDEKCAGESGLYYSDCKVLEPEPVAKDEEVSAQLWDTSCAFVNLEPSIDPFKPESDDVSI